The proteins below come from a single Thermopolyspora flexuosa genomic window:
- a CDS encoding amidohydrolase family protein — protein sequence MTAQRIRVASGVIDVHAHWLPEELYGLPPGSPLPPMRARNGELYLGDLPLSITPGSLSDPKEILADGDRAGIGVRVLSPPPFAFPIGGGAEADDYIRTFNAKLAQVVREGDGRFLGLGLVRLDDAGAARACMRELAALDGIVGFAVPPIIGGRSYDAGTPRELLRGAAECDLAVLVHPMQLPRPEWSGHYLPNLLGNPVETATAIASVVLGGVVDELPDLRICFVHGGGCAPGLLGRWDHGWRHRRDVRAATAKPPSEGFRSLYVDTLTHDPDALRLLIAKAHPDRLVCGSDYPFDMADRDPVRFATGNGLDPAVLEANARAFIGLGAAH from the coding sequence GTGACCGCGCAGCGGATCCGGGTGGCGAGCGGCGTCATCGACGTGCACGCGCACTGGCTGCCCGAGGAGCTGTACGGCCTGCCGCCCGGTTCGCCGCTGCCGCCGATGCGCGCCCGCAACGGCGAGCTGTACCTCGGCGACCTCCCGCTCTCGATCACGCCCGGCTCGCTGAGCGACCCGAAGGAGATCCTGGCGGACGGTGACCGGGCCGGTATCGGGGTGCGGGTGCTGTCGCCGCCGCCCTTCGCCTTCCCCATCGGCGGGGGCGCCGAGGCGGACGACTACATCCGCACGTTCAACGCGAAGCTGGCGCAGGTCGTCCGGGAGGGCGACGGCCGCTTCCTCGGCCTCGGGCTGGTGCGGCTCGACGACGCCGGCGCCGCACGGGCCTGCATGCGGGAGCTCGCCGCGCTCGACGGCATCGTCGGCTTCGCCGTACCGCCGATCATCGGCGGCCGGTCGTACGACGCCGGGACACCGCGTGAGCTGCTGCGCGGCGCCGCCGAGTGCGACCTGGCCGTGCTGGTGCACCCCATGCAGCTCCCCCGGCCCGAGTGGTCCGGCCACTACCTGCCCAACCTGCTCGGCAACCCGGTCGAGACGGCCACCGCCATCGCCTCGGTCGTCCTCGGCGGGGTCGTGGACGAGCTTCCGGACCTGCGCATCTGCTTCGTCCACGGCGGTGGATGCGCGCCCGGGCTGCTCGGCCGCTGGGACCACGGCTGGCGGCACCGCCGCGACGTGCGCGCCGCCACCGCGAAGCCGCCCTCCGAGGGATTCCGCTCCCTCTACGTGGACACGCTGACCCACGATCCGGACGCGTTGCGGCTGCTCATCGCCAAGGCCCACCCGGACCGGCTGGTCTGCGGCAGCGACTACCCGTTCGACATGGCCGACCGGGACCCGGTGCGCTTCGCGACCGGCAACGGGCTCGATCCGGCCGTGCTGGAGGCGAACGCCCGCGCGTTCATCGGCCTCGGCGCCGCCCACTGA
- a CDS encoding DUF2804 domain-containing protein, with the protein MAAAEREITSPVDLCLPDGRLNPAAVGWTRRPLHRANLRGWGRCKRWEYWGIVTPTHIVGLVASSLDYAGLYGVYVLDRATGEEIAKDAVVPFARGAAFPERSGVGVARVRGGGVAIELAQDPDGTSIRASAPGVDVDVRVPLPDGHESLGVVVPWGPNRFQYTVKDLGRPVHGRLRLGEKEIVVDEASSFAVLDHGRGKWPYSVTWNWAAGCAPGRAIQLGGKWTDGTGSTENALFLDGRLHKIGDELEWSYDRTDWLRPWRITGPRVEVEFHPFHERKARTELGIVANETHQCFGRFTGRARADDGTWVDLDGLVGWAEEARNRW; encoded by the coding sequence ATGGCCGCCGCTGAGCGCGAGATCACCTCACCCGTCGACCTGTGCCTGCCGGACGGACGCCTCAACCCGGCCGCGGTCGGGTGGACCCGCCGCCCGCTGCACCGGGCCAACCTGCGCGGCTGGGGGCGGTGCAAGCGGTGGGAGTACTGGGGGATCGTCACGCCGACCCACATCGTCGGGCTCGTGGCCTCGTCGCTCGACTACGCGGGCCTGTACGGGGTGTACGTGCTCGACCGGGCCACCGGCGAGGAGATCGCCAAGGACGCGGTCGTGCCGTTCGCCCGCGGGGCCGCCTTCCCCGAGCGCAGCGGGGTGGGGGTGGCCCGGGTGCGCGGCGGCGGGGTGGCGATCGAGCTCGCCCAGGACCCCGACGGCACCTCGATCCGCGCGAGCGCCCCGGGCGTCGACGTGGACGTGCGGGTACCGCTGCCGGACGGCCACGAGTCGCTCGGGGTGGTGGTGCCGTGGGGGCCGAACCGGTTTCAGTACACGGTCAAGGACCTCGGCCGGCCCGTGCACGGGCGGCTGCGCCTGGGGGAGAAGGAGATCGTCGTCGACGAGGCCTCCTCGTTCGCCGTGCTCGACCACGGCCGCGGCAAGTGGCCGTACTCGGTGACCTGGAACTGGGCGGCGGGCTGCGCCCCGGGCCGCGCGATCCAGCTCGGCGGCAAGTGGACCGACGGCACCGGCTCGACGGAGAACGCCCTGTTCCTCGACGGCCGGCTGCACAAGATCGGCGACGAGCTGGAGTGGTCGTACGACCGCACCGACTGGCTGCGGCCGTGGCGGATCACCGGCCCGCGCGTCGAGGTGGAGTTCCACCCGTTCCACGAGCGCAAAGCCCGCACCGAGCTCGGCATCGTGGCCAACGAGACCCACCAGTGCTTCGGCCGTTTCACCGGCCGGGCACGCGCCGACGACGGCACCTGGGTGGACCTCGACGGCCTGGTCGGCTGGGCGGAGGAGGCCCGCAACCGCTGGTAG
- a CDS encoding MFS transporter produces the protein MTTLPTTSQEAPATGAARRGLGSTLILALGTFAVGTDATAMAGFLPSVADTLQVSHAVAGQVTAVFAISYALLAPLLATVTARIPRRALLVGSLLLLALADTAAALAPSYLALMAARVLASVGAATYTPAAAAVAADLVPPAQRGRAFAVVIGGLTIATALGVPLGNLADRLLDWRTAIGLVTALTALCAVAVFAVMPRLPGQPRVPLARRLRALRHPGVLAVLPLTVLALTAGYGLYPYAIPVMHALGAGDDAEMWLLALYGTGAVLGNLVSGAAVDRYGPIRVLAVSFTAIAVTMAGAALVAGAGVHWLPLTALLMVAWGVCGWSQTTAQQVRLISAVPQEASVVIGLNSSALYLGIALGTGFGGFVLESSVPVALAACSGVAVLGLGYLALTRRYR, from the coding sequence TTGACCACGCTTCCCACGACGTCGCAGGAGGCCCCGGCCACCGGAGCCGCGAGGCGCGGGCTCGGCTCCACCCTCATCCTGGCGCTGGGGACCTTCGCGGTCGGCACCGACGCCACCGCCATGGCCGGGTTCCTGCCGTCGGTGGCGGACACCCTGCAGGTGTCGCACGCGGTCGCCGGGCAGGTCACCGCCGTCTTCGCGATCTCCTACGCGCTGCTCGCGCCGCTGCTCGCCACCGTCACCGCCCGGATCCCGCGCCGCGCCCTGCTGGTGGGCTCGCTGCTGCTGCTCGCCCTCGCCGACACGGCCGCGGCGCTCGCCCCGAGCTACCTGGCGCTGATGGCGGCCCGCGTGCTGGCCTCGGTCGGCGCCGCCACGTACACCCCGGCCGCCGCCGCGGTCGCCGCCGACCTGGTCCCGCCCGCCCAGCGCGGCCGGGCGTTCGCCGTGGTGATCGGCGGGCTCACCATCGCGACGGCGCTGGGCGTGCCGCTGGGCAACCTCGCCGACCGGCTGCTCGACTGGCGCACCGCGATCGGCCTGGTCACCGCGCTCACCGCGCTGTGCGCGGTCGCGGTGTTCGCGGTCATGCCGCGGCTGCCCGGCCAGCCGCGGGTCCCGCTCGCCCGGCGGCTGCGGGCGCTGCGCCACCCCGGCGTGCTGGCCGTACTGCCGCTCACGGTCCTCGCGCTGACCGCGGGCTACGGGCTGTACCCCTACGCGATCCCGGTCATGCACGCGCTCGGCGCCGGCGACGACGCCGAGATGTGGCTGCTCGCCCTGTACGGCACGGGCGCGGTGCTCGGCAACCTGGTCTCGGGCGCGGCGGTCGACCGGTACGGCCCGATCCGGGTGCTGGCCGTCTCGTTCACCGCGATCGCGGTGACCATGGCCGGAGCCGCGCTGGTGGCCGGTGCGGGCGTGCACTGGCTGCCGCTGACCGCCCTGCTGATGGTGGCCTGGGGGGTGTGCGGCTGGTCCCAGACCACGGCCCAGCAGGTGCGGCTGATCTCCGCGGTGCCGCAGGAGGCGTCGGTGGTGATCGGGCTGAACTCCTCGGCCCTGTACCTCGGCATCGCGCTGGGCACCGGGTTCGGCGGGTTCGTGCTGGAGAGCAGCGTGCCGGTCGCGCTGGCCGCCTGCTCCGGCGTGGCGGTGCTCGGCCTCGGCTACCTCGCCCTCACCCGCCGCTACCGCTGA
- a CDS encoding flavin-containing monooxygenase encodes MSVSTTDHRSDPRTPPSEVDVVVVGAGFSGMYLLHRLRGMNLSAIVIEAADDVGGTWYWNRYPGARVDVESLAYSYSFSEELEQEYEWEERYPTQPEILRYARHVADRFDLRRDIYFRTRVTAASFDEDAATWTVRTDHGDAVTARFLVMATGCLSAAKMPEIPGVNRFRGATYHTAHWPHEGVDFTGMRVGVIGTGSSGVQSIPVIAEQAAELVVFQRTPAYSFPARNRRLRPDEVAQMKANYRAFRQAQRESAFGLPTPIPTKSALEVSEEERNATYEAAWEAGSLVAVLTAYNDLLTSKEANDTAKRFVHNKIRQIVKDPQTAEDLCPDYPVGTKRPCLDTGYYETYNRENVRLVNLRRTPIEEITERGIRTTDREYEFDAIVYATGFDAMTGALTNVDIRGRGGLTIKEAWYAGPRTYLGIASAGFPNLFMITGPGSPSVLSNMIVSIEQHVDWVIDAIAHLDRNGLRTMEPTVEAQDAWVDHVNQVAAATLYPQANSWYMGANVPGKPRVFMPYAGGVGAYRQKCDEVAARGYEGFVLSP; translated from the coding sequence ATGTCCGTCTCCACCACCGACCACCGGTCCGACCCGCGCACCCCGCCGTCCGAGGTCGACGTCGTCGTGGTCGGCGCCGGATTCTCCGGCATGTACCTGCTGCACCGGCTCCGGGGGATGAACCTGTCGGCGATCGTGATCGAGGCCGCCGACGACGTGGGCGGCACCTGGTACTGGAACCGCTACCCGGGCGCCCGCGTCGACGTCGAGAGCCTCGCCTACTCCTACTCGTTCTCCGAGGAGCTGGAGCAGGAGTACGAGTGGGAGGAGCGGTACCCGACCCAGCCGGAGATCCTCCGGTACGCACGGCACGTCGCCGACCGCTTCGACCTGCGCCGCGACATCTACTTCCGCACCCGGGTCACCGCCGCCTCGTTCGACGAGGACGCCGCCACCTGGACGGTGCGCACCGACCACGGCGACGCGGTCACCGCGCGCTTCCTCGTCATGGCCACCGGCTGCCTGTCCGCCGCGAAGATGCCGGAGATCCCCGGCGTCAACCGGTTCCGCGGCGCCACCTACCACACCGCGCACTGGCCGCACGAGGGCGTCGACTTCACCGGCATGCGCGTCGGCGTCATCGGCACCGGCTCCTCCGGCGTACAGTCGATCCCCGTCATCGCCGAGCAGGCCGCCGAGCTCGTCGTCTTCCAGCGCACCCCCGCCTACAGCTTCCCGGCCCGCAACCGCCGCCTGCGCCCCGACGAGGTCGCCCAGATGAAGGCGAACTACCGGGCGTTCCGCCAGGCCCAGCGGGAGTCCGCGTTCGGCCTGCCCACCCCGATACCCACCAAGTCCGCCCTCGAGGTCTCCGAGGAGGAACGCAACGCCACGTACGAGGCGGCCTGGGAGGCGGGCAGCCTGGTGGCGGTCCTCACCGCGTACAACGACCTGCTCACCAGCAAGGAGGCGAACGACACCGCCAAGCGGTTCGTGCACAACAAGATCCGGCAGATCGTCAAGGACCCGCAGACCGCCGAGGACCTCTGCCCGGACTACCCGGTCGGCACCAAGCGGCCCTGCCTCGACACCGGCTACTACGAGACCTACAACCGGGAGAACGTGCGCCTGGTCAACCTGCGGCGTACCCCGATCGAGGAGATCACCGAGCGGGGCATCCGCACCACCGACCGCGAGTACGAGTTCGACGCGATCGTGTACGCGACCGGCTTCGACGCGATGACCGGCGCGCTCACCAACGTCGACATCCGCGGCCGCGGCGGCCTGACCATCAAGGAGGCCTGGTACGCCGGCCCGCGCACGTACCTGGGCATCGCCTCCGCCGGCTTCCCGAACCTGTTCATGATCACCGGCCCGGGCAGCCCGTCCGTGCTCTCCAACATGATCGTCTCGATCGAGCAGCACGTCGACTGGGTGATCGACGCGATCGCCCACCTCGACCGCAACGGGCTGCGCACCATGGAGCCCACCGTCGAGGCCCAGGACGCCTGGGTCGACCACGTCAACCAGGTCGCCGCCGCCACCCTCTACCCGCAGGCGAACTCCTGGTACATGGGCGCGAACGTGCCCGGCAAGCCGCGGGTGTTCATGCCGTACGCCGGGGGCGTGGGCGCCTACCGGCAGAAGTGCGACGAGGTCGCGGCCCGCGGCTACGAGGGCTTCGTGCTCTCCCCCTGA
- a CDS encoding alpha/beta hydrolase, with protein MSRRDLIDPESRVPLDALLEAMPGGFNSIPDIVQRRETVANMLAGMEVPENPNVSKEDRTVPGPAGEPDITVRIYRPVNASGTLPGIYFIHGGGMILGSVAGEDPTATMLCDQIGAVVVSVEYRLAPENPYPAQVEDCYAGLVWMAKHADELGFDPERLAIYGASAGGGLTIATALLARDRGGPALRFIMPIYPMIDDRNETPSSHEITDVGIWDRAGNIEAWGWYLGGKEPDGYAAPARCEDLSGLPPAFIDVGTVDLFRDEDIAFAQRLMQAGVPVELHVHPGAYHASETFAPDAALSKRIWGLRLDALKRALA; from the coding sequence ATGTCCCGTCGCGATCTGATCGACCCGGAGAGCCGCGTCCCGCTCGACGCCCTGCTCGAGGCGATGCCCGGCGGCTTCAACTCGATCCCCGACATCGTCCAGCGCCGCGAGACCGTCGCGAACATGCTCGCCGGCATGGAGGTGCCGGAGAACCCCAACGTCTCCAAGGAGGACCGCACCGTCCCCGGCCCCGCCGGGGAGCCCGACATCACCGTGCGGATCTACCGGCCGGTCAACGCGTCGGGCACGCTGCCCGGCATCTACTTCATCCACGGCGGCGGCATGATCCTCGGCAGCGTGGCGGGCGAGGACCCCACCGCGACCATGCTCTGCGACCAGATCGGCGCCGTGGTCGTCTCCGTCGAGTACCGCCTCGCCCCGGAGAACCCGTACCCGGCCCAGGTGGAGGACTGCTACGCGGGCCTGGTGTGGATGGCGAAGCACGCCGACGAGCTCGGCTTCGACCCGGAGCGGCTGGCGATCTACGGCGCCAGCGCGGGCGGCGGGCTCACCATCGCCACCGCGCTGCTCGCCCGGGACCGCGGCGGCCCGGCGCTGCGGTTCATCATGCCGATCTACCCGATGATCGACGACCGGAACGAGACGCCGTCGAGCCACGAGATCACCGACGTCGGCATCTGGGACCGCGCCGGCAACATCGAGGCCTGGGGCTGGTACCTCGGCGGCAAGGAGCCCGACGGGTACGCCGCGCCCGCGCGCTGCGAGGACCTGAGCGGCCTGCCGCCGGCGTTCATCGACGTCGGCACCGTCGACCTGTTCCGGGACGAGGACATCGCGTTCGCGCAGCGGCTCATGCAGGCCGGCGTGCCGGTCGAGCTGCACGTCCACCCCGGCGCCTACCACGCGTCGGAGACGTTCGCGCCCGACGCGGCGCTGTCCAAGCGGATCTGGGGGCTGCGCCTCGACGCGCTCAAGCGGGCGCTCGCCTGA
- a CDS encoding GntR family transcriptional regulator: MSESRENSFALPPTRKEAVLRQLRGEIISGRLKPGAVIKDAEIAARLGVSITPVREAIAQLAAEGLIDISPNRTRQVTQVTQKSALELVDVMMVLACAGFEWGVDNLTEHHLATLRRKLDEFAEHLRRGDATAAGAAGADFSTVVIMASGNRELQTHVDLVVTRTLRLLALTPESEVWNVWLNGYRETLELLERGDRSGAVERYRRIYRDYRTLLETLLFRDEA; encoded by the coding sequence ATGAGCGAGAGCAGGGAGAACTCCTTCGCGCTTCCCCCGACACGCAAGGAAGCGGTCCTGCGCCAACTCCGCGGCGAGATCATCAGCGGCCGGCTCAAGCCCGGCGCGGTGATCAAGGACGCGGAGATCGCGGCCCGGCTCGGGGTGAGCATCACGCCCGTGCGCGAGGCGATCGCCCAGCTCGCCGCCGAGGGCCTCATCGACATCTCGCCCAACCGCACCCGCCAGGTCACCCAGGTGACCCAGAAGAGCGCCCTGGAGCTCGTCGACGTGATGATGGTGCTCGCCTGCGCGGGCTTCGAGTGGGGCGTCGACAACCTCACCGAGCACCACCTCGCCACGCTGCGCCGCAAGCTCGACGAGTTCGCCGAGCACCTGCGCCGCGGCGACGCCACGGCCGCCGGTGCCGCCGGGGCCGACTTCAGCACCGTGGTCATCATGGCGAGCGGCAACCGCGAGCTGCAGACCCACGTCGACCTCGTGGTCACCCGCACGCTGCGGCTCCTCGCCCTCACCCCCGAGAGCGAGGTCTGGAACGTCTGGCTCAACGGCTACCGCGAGACCCTGGAACTCCTGGAGCGCGGCGACCGCTCCGGCGCCGTCGAGCGCTACCGCCGGATCTACCGCGACTACCGCACACTGCTGGAGACCCTGCTCTTCCGCGACGAGGCCTGA
- a CDS encoding CPBP family intramembrane glutamic endopeptidase, with amino-acid sequence MIFAVLFTGLVIYLAAVSPWWGTRSYRKLERERSRPLFIRMMSLWVGELWALAAVSLLLVALSPDLDLARIGLAVPEDGVVFAGMLIGMIVVAVAFGALAFVMEKKKGVVVGPGREVFSALMPRDRTERWYAAALAVTAGVCEEIVFRGLLIAVGVHVLGLPLPVAAGLALALFAIGHLYQGPRGMIAVTLFGLAFTMLYLRTGSLIPVILLHAMADLRAFLLNPATRAGDTAQAGAAQGVGAGSR; translated from the coding sequence GTGATCTTCGCGGTGCTTTTCACGGGCTTGGTGATCTATCTCGCGGCGGTGAGCCCCTGGTGGGGGACCCGCTCCTACCGGAAGCTGGAGCGGGAGCGCAGCCGCCCGCTGTTCATCCGGATGATGTCCCTGTGGGTCGGCGAGCTGTGGGCGCTGGCCGCCGTGTCCCTCCTGCTCGTCGCCCTCTCCCCGGACCTCGACCTGGCACGGATCGGCCTGGCCGTCCCCGAGGATGGGGTGGTGTTCGCCGGGATGCTCATCGGGATGATCGTCGTGGCGGTCGCCTTCGGCGCCCTGGCCTTCGTCATGGAGAAGAAGAAGGGCGTCGTCGTCGGCCCCGGCCGGGAGGTGTTCTCCGCGCTGATGCCCCGTGATCGCACCGAGCGGTGGTACGCCGCCGCGCTGGCGGTCACCGCCGGGGTGTGCGAGGAGATCGTCTTCCGCGGCCTGCTCATCGCCGTGGGCGTCCACGTGCTCGGCCTGCCCCTCCCGGTCGCCGCCGGCCTGGCCCTGGCGCTGTTCGCCATCGGGCACCTCTACCAGGGGCCGCGTGGCATGATCGCGGTGACCCTGTTCGGGCTCGCGTTCACCATGCTCTACCTGCGGACCGGCAGCCTGATCCCGGTGATCCTGCTGCACGCCATGGCCGACCTCCGCGCGTTTCTCCTCAACCCGGCGACGCGCGCCGGCGACACGGCGCAGGCCGGCGCGGCGCAGGGGGTGGGCGCGGGCTCGCGATGA